In Camelina sativa cultivar DH55 chromosome 16, Cs, whole genome shotgun sequence, a single window of DNA contains:
- the LOC104750477 gene encoding LEAF RUST 10 DISEASE-RESISTANCE LOCUS RECEPTOR-LIKE PROTEIN KINASE-like 2.8, translated as MYHLPTFCLIIFFIFSLIHPLPCASSNQRLGWCETPFQCGNITVGFPFSGGNRRKDCGHPLLQLHCNKNNITSLFISNQKYSVLHLDQTSNTLTLAKQDLLGSFCSSVFTNTTLPPETFELSPTYKTITVFYQCSSLPPSLSSYTCPDIGPISVSENPGIKPENCRSSFTLKVPTSFVTKEKDLNVTNLESVLRKGFEVKVVINENACQQCLSSHGKCHGFNEILTPGVKCHPPKDAEGTCGYNQTSRAFLCYCKDPYSLSCGSNKNVFVRWILVGVSILSLIGIFVTLVYRFRRRIF; from the exons ATGTACCATCTTCCCACTTTTTGTCTGATCatattcttcatcttctccttaaTTCACCCTCTTCCTTGTGCTTCAAGTAATCAACGACTTGGCTGGTGTGAGACTCCGTTTCAGTGTGGTAACATCACCGTTGGGTTCCCCTTCTCGGGAGGGAACCGTCGCAAAGATTGCGGTCACCCATTGTTGCAGCTTCactgcaacaaaaacaacatcaccTCTCTATTcatatcaaaccaaaaatacTCTGTTCTTCATTTAGATCAGACATCTAATACTCTTACACTTGCTAAACAAGACCTTCTAGGTTCTTTTTGCTCCTCTGTATTCACCAACACAACCTTACCTCCCGAAACTTTCGAGCTTTCACCGACCTACAAGACCATCACCGTATTCTACCAATGTTCCTCTTTGCCTCCTAGCCTTTCTAGCTACACATGTCCTGATATAGGTCCGATCTCAGTGTCTGAAAACCCTGGTATAAAACCTGAGAACTGCCGTTCCAGTTTCACCTTGAAGGTTCCTACAAGTTTCgttacaaaagagaaagattTGAATGTGACCAATTTGGAAAGTGTTTTAAGAAAAGGGTTTGAAGTGAAGGTAGTGATCAATGAGAATGCTTGTCAACAATGTTTATCCTCTCATGGTAAATGTCATGGCTTCAACGAAATCTTAACACCAGGAGTTAAATGTCATCCACCAAAAG ACGCTGAGGGTACTTGTGGATATAATCAAACCTCACGTGCGTTCCTCTGCTATTGTAAAGACCCCTATAGCCTATCATGCGGTTCGAATAAGA ACGTATTTGTTCGTTGGATACTAG TGGGTGTGTCGATCTTGAGTCTCATAG GTATTTTTGTTACCCTGGTGTACCGCTTCAGGAGACGAATATTCTAG
- the LOC104753634 gene encoding uncharacterized protein LOC104753634: MEEEFVDLKKPGRRTNITNLHHCHVECFYTVLDMQIQEFNDRFDKINTELLGCTVSLIPFGSFHEFDQSKLVRLSEFYLEDFCSMELISLKHQLGIYIDNIREDKRFADLESLGDLARVMMETKKHLLHPLVYRFLKLVLTLPVVTPIVERCFSAMKIVKTTLRN; encoded by the coding sequence ATGGAAGAAGAATTTGTTGATTTAAAGAAGCCAGGACGAAGAACCAACATAACAAACTTGCATCATTGTCACGTGGAATGTTTTTACACTGTATTGGATATGCAAATTCAAGAGTTTAATGATCGTTTTGATAAGATAAACACTGAATTGCTTGGTTGCACTGTGTCTTTGATCCCTTTTGGTTCATTCCACGAGTTTGACCAGTCAAAACTTGTGAGATTATCTGAGTTTTATCTAGAAGATTTTTGTTCTATGGAGTTGATATCTCTTAAGCATCAACTTGGTATTTACATCGACAATATCCGTGAAGATAAAAGGTTTGCTGATTTGGAGAGTCTTGGAGATCTTGCACGTGTGATGATGGAGACAAAAAAACATCTTTTGCATCCTCTTGTTTATCGATTTCTGAAGTTGGTTTTAACTTTACCTGTTGTCACTCCTATAGTCGAGAGATGCTTTTCTGCGATGAAAATTGTGAAGACTACCTTACGAAACTGA
- the LOC109129501 gene encoding uncharacterized protein LOC109129501 produces MAVKTDVSKAYDTVEWNFFETTLKLFGFCDKWVGWIMATNQSRSWNSSKITSMITDGDGELLNKLHLSIVETEDKLIWNYSLSGEYTVKSGYWFLRHDPHAVDVNRLDIHGSKDLKQQIWRLRLMTKIKHFLWRVVSRALPTTTRLRSRGMTIEAICPRCRQEDETILHALFTCPFAKKARNNSIFNDYREGASKTVLLSIAETKEWINISTVSVHRDSRHSPVINSSPWIPPIFPIKKCNFDAGFDIVNHTVTGGWIVRDHHGKELIWGATKLTDAEKSLEAEAKALILALEQTWQQGYGAVIFEGDNESLCKLINGSYNNASLSNLLQDIIDHKHYVEPVMVPEWLVLPLCNDIS; encoded by the exons ATGGCTGTAAAAACAGATGTAAGCAAGGCTTACGACACAGTGGAGTGGAATTTCTTTGAAACAACACTAAAACTGTTTGGTTTCTGTGACAAATGGGTTGGATGGATCATGGCAACG AATCAGTCTCGCTCATGGAAttcatcaaaaatcacatcaaTGATCACTGATGGTGATGGTGAGCTCCTTAATAAACTTCATCTCTCTATTGTGGAAACAGAGGATAAACTTATATGGAACTACTCTCTCTCTGGCGAATATACAGTCAAGTCTGGATACTGGTTTTTAAGACATGATCCTCATGCAGTTGATGTGAATCGGTTAGATATCCATGGATCAAAAGATCTTAAACAACAAATATGGAGACTTCGATTAATGACAAAAATTAAGCACTTTCTCTGGCGTGTAGTCTCTCGTGCGCTTCCAACCACTACACGTTTAAGATCAAGAGGGATGACAATAGAAGCCATTTGCCCCAGATGTAGACAAGAGGATGAAACTATACTCCATGCTCTCTTCACATGCCCTTTTGCAAAAAAG GCTAGGAATAACTCTATCTTTAATGATTATCGAGAAGGGGCTTCTAAAACGGTTTTACTATCAATCGCTGAAACAAAGGAGTGGATAAACATCTCAACAGTCTCAGTCCATCGTGATAGCAGACATTCTCCTGTTATAAATTCATCTCCATGGATACCTCCCATTTTCCCAATAAAGAAATGCAATTTTGATGCAGGTTTCGACATTGTAAATCATACAGTCACAGGTGGTTGGATAGTTAGAGATCATCACGGTAAGGAACTCATTTGGGGTGCAACGAAACTAACTGATGCAGAAAAATCACTGGAGGCTGAAGCAAAGGCTTTAATATTGGCTCTAGAACAAACATGGCAACAAGGATATGGTGCAGTCATCTTTGAAGGCGACAATGAATCTTTGTGCAAGCTGATTAATGGATCTTACAATAATGCATCTCTATCAAACCTTCTGCAGGATATAAT AGATCATAAGCACTATGTTGAGCCTGTAATGGTTCCAGAATGGCTTGTCCTTCCTCTTTGTAATGACATTTCCTAA